TTCCGGCAGAACCTGGAAGAGACCGGAATGAGTTACGAGCTGGAAGTGGAACTGATCCGTGCCGCCAACGAAGCGGACCTGCTCACCACTCCCTACGTTTTCTCGGCCGACGACGCCAGAGCCATGACCGAGGCCGGGGCCGACGTTCTCGTGTGCCACATGGGCCTAACCACGGGAGGGGCCATCGGAGCCGAAACAGCCAGGAACCTCGACGACTGTGTCCGGCTGACGGACGAGTGGGCCGCGGCGGCTGCCGAGGTCCGGGACGACGTGCTGGTGCTTTGCCACGGGGGGCCGATAAGCGAACCCGAGGACGCCGGTTACGTGTTGTCCCGGACTCGACGCTGTCACGGCTTCTACGGCGCGAGCAGCATGGAACGACTTCCCACCGAGCAGGCGGTGGTCGCTCGGACCGAGGCCTTCCTGCGCGGGCCCGGGGAACCGAGCGGCTGACCGGCGCCTTCCACTTCCCGGTATGCCGGGCGTGGAAGATTCCGTTGCGAAAACGTTGTGGAGGAGTCCGATGGCAGAGTCGTACGCGAGCGCGGTCATCCCCGCCCCCGTGGACCGCGTCTGGCAGTGGTTCGGGGACTTCGCCGGCCTCGCCGAGTGGCATCCCGCCGTAACCGCACTTGAGCTGGAGGGGGGCGCCCCGGTCGAGGTCGGAGTGGTCCGGAGGCTGTGGTTGAGCGACGGCTCGCGGATTCGTGAGCGGTTGACAGCATTCGACTCGATCAGCCGTAGATACTGCTACGAGATGTTGGAAGGGCCGTTCCGGGTCAGGAGCTACCGGGCAGTCGTACGTTTGGCTCCGATCACGGCCACCGGCGCGACCTTCGCGGAGTGGTCGGCCTGCTACGACAGCGATGCGGACCAGGAGGCCGAGTTGGACCGGGTCTTCGTCACGGAGGTGTTCGCCCCCGGGCTCGCCGGACTTGCCCGCTTTTACACCGACGAGTGAAACTCTGTGTTCACCCCCCAGGTATCCGGCTAATTCGTTCGGGGGATCGGTTTCGGACGGGCTCGCACACGGCGAATACAGGAACGGTTAGAGTCATATGCGTGCCAAGCAGCTTTGTGCAGTCCGCAGCGAAATCAGGTGAACCGGAAGTCGGTGCAGAGCGGGTCGTGGTGACCGGTGGCTCGGGCTTTGTCGGCAGAGCCGTTGTCCGGGCTCTCGCGAACCGCGGCAATCCCGTGACGGTCGTCGACCGAGTCGAGCCCGAGATTCCGGAGGAACACCGTCACCTGGTCAGCCACGTCCCCGGCGACCTGACAGACCCCGACGTTCGGGATGCCGCCGTCACCGAGGGAAGTGCCGGGATCATCCACCTGGCCGCAATCACTTCCGTGTTGCGTTCGGTGGACAAGCCGACCGAGACTTTTACCGAGAACGTGGAGGTCACCCAGGGGCTGCTGGAACTGGCACGCCAGCGTGGCCTCACACGTTTCGTGCTCGCCTCCACCAACGCCGTGGTCGGCGACATCGGGTACGGCACGATCTCCGAACGGCTGCCGTTGCGGCCGCTGACGCCGTACGGAGCGACCAAGGCCGCCTGTGAAATGCTGTTGTCCGGCTACACCGGGGCCTACGGCATCGCCACGACGGCACTGCGTTTCACCAACATCTACGGGCCCGGCATGGGGCACAAGGACAGTTTCGTGCCGCGTCTCATGCGTGCCGCGCTGGCGGACGAAGGCGTGGAGGTCTACGGAGACGGCTCGCAGAGCCGTGATTTCGTGCATCTCGACGACGTGGTCCGAGCCATCGTCGCCTCGTGGGACAAGCAGTACAGCGGTACGGCCGTCATCGGTTCCGGAAGCTCCGTCTCGGTGCTGGAACTGATCGAGTCGGTACGCGCCGTCACCGGCAAGGAGCTCCCCGTGACGCACGTCCCCGCGAAGAACGGTGAGATGCCCGCCGTGATCGTCGAGGTCGAGAAGGCAAAGCGCGAGCTCGACTACCAGCCCAGCGTGCGGTTCGCCGAGGGACTGCGTACGGTTTGGGACGATTTCCGCCACGTCGCCGACG
This genomic stretch from Actinopolyspora halophila DSM 43834 harbors:
- a CDS encoding SRPBCC family protein, which produces MAESYASAVIPAPVDRVWQWFGDFAGLAEWHPAVTALELEGGAPVEVGVVRRLWLSDGSRIRERLTAFDSISRRYCYEMLEGPFRVRSYRAVVRLAPITATGATFAEWSACYDSDADQEAELDRVFVTEVFAPGLAGLARFYTDE
- a CDS encoding phosphoenolpyruvate hydrolase family protein codes for the protein MEEPSNRSRILGRLREKASRGQPIIGGGAGTGLSAKCEESGGIDLIVIYNSGRYRMAGRGSLAGLLAYGNANDTVVEMAREVIPVVRETPVLAGVNGTDPFMMRDKFLSELRGMGFAGVQNFPTVGLIDGTFRQNLEETGMSYELEVELIRAANEADLLTTPYVFSADDARAMTEAGADVLVCHMGLTTGGAIGAETARNLDDCVRLTDEWAAAAAEVRDDVLVLCHGGPISEPEDAGYVLSRTRRCHGFYGASSMERLPTEQAVVARTEAFLRGPGEPSG
- a CDS encoding NAD-dependent epimerase/dehydratase family protein; the protein is MVTGGSGFVGRAVVRALANRGNPVTVVDRVEPEIPEEHRHLVSHVPGDLTDPDVRDAAVTEGSAGIIHLAAITSVLRSVDKPTETFTENVEVTQGLLELARQRGLTRFVLASTNAVVGDIGYGTISERLPLRPLTPYGATKAACEMLLSGYTGAYGIATTALRFTNIYGPGMGHKDSFVPRLMRAALADEGVEVYGDGSQSRDFVHLDDVVRAIVASWDKQYSGTAVIGSGSSVSVLELIESVRAVTGKELPVTHVPAKNGEMPAVIVEVEKAKRELDYQPSVRFAEGLRTVWDDFRHVADGSVPAAT